In Helicobacter mastomyrinus, a single genomic region encodes these proteins:
- a CDS encoding DNA-deoxyinosine glycosylase: MHTYHTHPFSPVFDKHSKVLILGSFPSMISRDEGFYYAHSRNRFWQILSYLFESDITKGSVESKKQFLLTHHIALWDIVSECSIAHSSDASLKCAKFNDLDVILSQADIGAIFCNGRKAYTLFTDFASMQPHFCIQSFLLPSSSPANARYSLEKLLCEWEIVRDYVKA; the protein is encoded by the coding sequence ATCCATACTTATCATACTCACCCATTTTCGCCCGTATTCGATAAGCATTCAAAAGTGCTGATTCTAGGCTCTTTTCCCTCTATGATCTCGCGTGATGAGGGATTTTACTATGCTCATAGCCGCAATCGCTTTTGGCAGATTCTAAGCTATTTGTTTGAAAGCGATATTACAAAAGGTAGCGTAGAATCTAAGAAGCAATTTTTGCTTACCCATCATATCGCATTATGGGATATAGTGAGTGAGTGTAGCATAGCTCATTCAAGTGATGCGAGTTTGAAATGTGCGAAGTTTAATGATTTGGATGTGATTTTAAGCCAAGCGGATATTGGGGCTATTTTTTGCAATGGGCGCAAGGCTTATACGCTTTTTACAGATTTTGCAAGTATGCAGCCGCATTTTTGCATACAATCTTTTCTATTACCCTCTTCAAGCCCTGCTAACGCACGATACAGCCTTGAAAAGCTCCTTTGTGAATGGGAAATAGTGCGAGATTATGTAAAAGCATAG
- the exbB gene encoding TonB-system energizer ExbB, giving the protein MEFLKGNIDHIIFATLGLMSFLSLWFSCERLIFYIRINLNDYPNEELLEEALSKNLTALYIIYSNAPYIGLLGTVIGIMITFYDMGMSGGMDAQSIMVGLSTALKATALGLLVAIPTLIVYNCFVRKMDVELNRYKLLQKQAKQG; this is encoded by the coding sequence ATGGAATTTCTTAAAGGTAATATAGACCATATAATTTTCGCTACATTGGGCTTAATGAGCTTTTTAAGTCTATGGTTTAGCTGTGAGAGATTGATTTTTTATATACGTATAAATCTTAACGATTATCCTAATGAAGAGTTACTAGAAGAAGCCTTGAGCAAGAATCTCACTGCACTTTATATCATTTACTCCAATGCACCATACATAGGGCTTTTAGGCACTGTTATTGGGATTATGATTACCTTCTATGATATGGGTATGAGTGGCGGAATGGACGCTCAAAGTATTATGGTAGGCTTATCCACTGCGCTTAAAGCGACAGCTCTTGGCTTACTAGTGGCAATCCCTACCTTGATTGTCTATAACTGCTTCGTGCGTAAAATGGACGTGGAGCTTAACCGCTACAAACTTTTACAAAAACAAGCAAAACAAGGCTAG
- a CDS encoding nicotinate-nicotinamide nucleotide adenylyltransferase, whose amino-acid sequence MNNPPSSFVAIYGGSFDPLHKAHSEIIRLLCEDSLFWHIILLPNYANPLKPPPLFSALERLKMCQIMANAYNARYSSLTSLPKVAVSDYEVGQNKPVFSMQSIGVIEAQMRQTYPHAQFAFVLGSDSFASLAQWNQPQKLCKMVQFVLIHRKLLHNPQYPQSLKNPLPQSHTESIDECKMPLKAKILKHFSLGAFDAFSSSKVRYLLENARTQAALEMIPTNIHSIIKTHFQL is encoded by the coding sequence TTGAATAATCCTCCCTCTAGCTTTGTGGCAATCTATGGCGGAAGCTTTGATCCACTGCATAAGGCACATAGTGAGATTATCCGCCTTCTCTGCGAAGATTCGCTTTTTTGGCATATTATCCTTTTGCCAAATTATGCTAATCCTCTTAAGCCGCCACCTCTTTTTAGTGCTTTAGAGCGGCTTAAGATGTGCCAAATAATGGCTAATGCGTATAATGCTAGGTATTCCTCGCTTACTTCTCTGCCTAAGGTGGCGGTAAGCGATTATGAAGTGGGACAAAATAAACCTGTTTTTAGTATGCAGAGCATTGGGGTGATTGAAGCGCAAATGAGGCAGACTTATCCTCACGCGCAGTTTGCCTTTGTGCTAGGGAGCGATAGTTTTGCCTCTTTGGCACAATGGAATCAACCTCAAAAGCTATGTAAAATGGTGCAATTTGTGCTTATTCATCGTAAATTGCTACATAATCCACAATATCCACAATCGCTCAAAAATCCTTTGCCACAAAGCCACACAGAGTCTATAGATGAGTGTAAAATGCCTTTAAAAGCTAAGATTCTAAAGCATTTTTCTTTGGGTGCGTTTGATGCATTCTCATCAAGTAAGGTGCGATATTTGCTAGAAAATGCACGCACACAAGCAGCCCTAGAGATGATACCTACAAACATTCATAGCATTATCAAGACACATTTTCAGCTATAA
- the exbD gene encoding TonB system transport protein ExbD has product MRIPKKDGLNIVPFIDVMLVLLAIVLSVSTFIAQGQIKVELPYASQNQQNKEEKPIVIAIDNNNIIYFNDKPIDIQSLKTELSSIDNKTLIQLKSDKDSKFESFIQIVDILKEKGHENFGISTKNK; this is encoded by the coding sequence ATGAGGATTCCTAAAAAAGACGGCTTAAACATCGTTCCTTTCATTGATGTGATGCTAGTGCTTTTAGCCATTGTGCTAAGTGTATCGACTTTCATCGCACAAGGGCAAATCAAAGTCGAACTGCCCTATGCAAGTCAAAATCAGCAAAACAAGGAAGAAAAACCTATTGTAATTGCCATTGATAATAACAACATTATTTATTTTAATGATAAGCCTATTGATATACAATCGCTTAAGACGGAACTGAGCAGTATTGACAATAAAACGCTTATTCAACTCAAAAGCGATAAGGATTCAAAATTTGAGAGTTTTATCCAAATCGTTGATATTTTAAAGGAGAAGGGACATGAAAACTTCGGTATCTCAACCAAAAACAAATAG
- a CDS encoding cupin domain-containing protein — protein MKKLLAIASVVALGCTNITYAQEVKMQKTQEIVKAGSLGGFKGDSKIFSGEVNVKMLFKSGDYRNFSGAEVTFSPKARTAWHTHPAGQTLIVTQGTIYTGTKQGITQIAKVGDVVLCPSDIEHWHGAGLKEKGVHIALTHEKDGKNVTWLELLSDTEYEGYIKEAESKAKK, from the coding sequence ATGAAAAAATTACTTGCTATTGCTTCGGTTGTGGCTTTAGGTTGCACAAATATCACCTATGCACAGGAGGTAAAAATGCAAAAAACACAAGAAATAGTTAAGGCGGGAAGTCTTGGTGGATTTAAAGGAGATTCTAAAATCTTTAGCGGTGAAGTGAATGTAAAAATGCTTTTTAAAAGCGGAGATTATCGTAATTTTAGTGGTGCAGAAGTTACTTTTAGCCCAAAGGCTAGGACAGCTTGGCATACGCACCCCGCAGGGCAAACGTTGATTGTTACACAAGGCACGATTTATACAGGCACAAAGCAGGGGATTACTCAAATTGCAAAGGTTGGCGATGTGGTGCTTTGCCCATCTGATATAGAGCATTGGCACGGAGCAGGTTTGAAAGAAAAGGGTGTGCATATCGCTCTTACACACGAGAAAGATGGCAAGAATGTTACTTGGTTAGAGCTTTTAAGCGATACAGAATATGAGGGCTATATCAAGGAAGCAGAAAGTAAGGCGAAGAAGTAG
- a CDS encoding amino acid ABC transporter permease translates to MEIFFIGSNALRLAQGVLLTLQIALISIVLALLGGLLLGFMMVWGNLLMRGVCRFYLESVRIIPILAWLFIVFFGIAQVFNVNLSAITSAIIVFSLWGVAEVGDLVRGAITSLPKHQSESGRALGLLQWQITLYIILPQAFLRLLPSIISLFTRMIKTTSLVALIGAVDLLKVGQQIIELNKSNPHASFWVYGGIFCTYFVLCYPLSYLSRILEKKYQ, encoded by the coding sequence ATGGAAATCTTTTTCATAGGCTCAAACGCTCTAAGATTAGCTCAAGGTGTCTTACTCACATTGCAAATCGCACTTATATCTATTGTCTTAGCCCTGCTTGGTGGATTATTGCTTGGCTTTATGATGGTATGGGGAAATCTACTTATGCGTGGGGTTTGCAGATTCTATTTAGAATCTGTGCGGATTATCCCCATTCTTGCGTGGCTTTTTATTGTATTCTTTGGCATAGCACAAGTCTTTAATGTGAATTTGAGTGCTATTACAAGTGCGATTATTGTCTTTAGCTTATGGGGGGTGGCTGAAGTGGGGGATTTAGTGCGAGGGGCTATCACTTCCTTGCCCAAACATCAAAGTGAGAGCGGCAGGGCATTAGGACTACTACAATGGCAAATCACACTTTATATTATCCTCCCTCAAGCCTTTTTGCGACTTTTGCCCTCTATTATCTCACTCTTTACGCGTATGATTAAAACTACTTCGCTTGTTGCCTTAATTGGCGCAGTGGATTTACTCAAAGTGGGACAGCAGATTATTGAGCTTAATAAATCTAATCCACATGCTAGTTTTTGGGTATATGGAGGGATTTTTTGCACGTATTTTGTGCTATGCTATCCGCTTTCATATCTTAGTAGAATCTTGGAGAAAAAATACCAATGA
- a CDS encoding c-type cytochrome, producing MLRYILLVLCIIFVACSSDNKVEQAADEKSGNKVEDRVEDSQKDMPEADKSQAPQQTLPAAQNKPDAAVLYVKCAACHGKDGKSVAPGSVGNVLIASLNKAQVVESLKGFRERTLSKGGNSIIMYMQAKNLSDEDIDALATYIDAF from the coding sequence ATGTTAAGATATATATTACTTGTGCTCTGCATTATTTTCGTTGCTTGCTCTAGTGACAATAAAGTAGAGCAAGCAGCAGATGAAAAATCAGGCAATAAAGTAGAGGATAGAGTAGAAGATTCTCAAAAAGATATGCCTGAAGCAGATAAATCTCAAGCTCCCCAACAAACCCTCCCAGCAGCTCAAAATAAGCCAGATGCAGCGGTACTTTATGTTAAATGTGCGGCTTGCCACGGTAAAGATGGTAAAAGTGTCGCACCCGGTAGTGTAGGCAATGTGCTTATTGCTTCTCTCAATAAAGCTCAAGTGGTAGAATCTCTTAAAGGATTCCGTGAGAGGACATTAAGCAAGGGAGGTAATTCTATAATTATGTATATGCAGGCAAAAAATCTAAGCGATGAGGATATTGACGCCTTAGCAACATATATCGATGCATTTTAG
- a CDS encoding amino acid ABC transporter permease, with translation MLDFDFMYQCVPLFSKALSLTLYISFFGILLSLLIGFIGAWILFLKLQFLSPLVGLYVELARNTPLLIQLFFLYYGLHSVIDVNLSEYTCAITGLAFLGGGYMCESFRTGLESIHRTQIEAAQSIGLQPHQMMFYVILPQSLSVALPSVCANVIFLLKETSVVSVIALADIMFVAKDIITNYYKTSEALVMLICCYLIVLLPLSIAFSLLERFYKKRVL, from the coding sequence ATGCTAGATTTTGATTTTATGTATCAATGTGTGCCGCTTTTTAGCAAGGCTCTCTCCCTTACACTCTACATTTCTTTTTTTGGTATTTTGCTCTCACTCCTTATTGGCTTTATTGGGGCGTGGATTTTGTTTTTAAAATTGCAATTTCTAAGCCCACTTGTGGGATTGTATGTAGAATTAGCGCGTAATACCCCCCTGCTTATCCAGCTCTTTTTTCTTTACTATGGGCTGCATAGCGTGATTGATGTGAATCTTAGCGAATACACCTGTGCTATTACAGGTTTGGCATTTTTAGGTGGGGGATATATGTGTGAGAGCTTCCGCACGGGGCTAGAATCTATCCATCGCACACAGATTGAAGCCGCTCAAAGCATAGGTTTGCAACCTCATCAAATGATGTTTTACGTGATTTTGCCTCAATCCTTAAGTGTCGCCCTACCCTCTGTGTGTGCGAATGTGATATTTCTCCTTAAAGAAACCTCTGTGGTAAGTGTGATTGCCCTTGCGGATATTATGTTTGTAGCTAAAGATATTATCACAAACTACTACAAGACAAGTGAAGCTCTTGTGATGCTTATTTGCTGCTATCTTATCGTGCTATTGCCACTATCAATCGCCTTTTCGCTCTTAGAGAGATTCTATAAAAAGCGAGTGCTATAA
- the nikR gene encoding nickel-responsive transcriptional regulator NikR, translating into MKASIIRFSVSLPQNLLDKLDERLTHKGYSSRSELVRDMIREKLNEEVWSSGAEDTQGVAVLTIIYDHHQRELNQRMIDIQHTNTHNGNVEILCNTHVHLDHHNCLETIILRGKGSNIENLSIEIGGLKGVKFSKLTRASRFE; encoded by the coding sequence ATGAAAGCTAGCATTATCCGCTTTAGCGTATCTCTACCGCAGAATCTGCTTGATAAACTTGATGAGCGTCTCACGCATAAGGGTTATTCCTCACGCTCGGAGCTTGTACGCGATATGATACGTGAGAAACTAAATGAGGAAGTGTGGAGCAGTGGTGCTGAAGATACGCAAGGTGTGGCTGTTTTGACTATTATATATGACCATCATCAGCGTGAGCTCAATCAAAGAATGATTGACATTCAGCATACTAATACGCATAATGGCAATGTGGAGATTCTATGCAATACGCACGTGCATTTAGATCATCATAATTGCCTTGAGACGATTATTCTACGCGGCAAGGGAAGCAATATTGAGAATCTTAGCATTGAGATTGGCGGATTAAAGGGTGTGAAGTTTTCCAAGCTCACACGTGCGAGTCGCTTTGAATAA
- a CDS encoding energy transducer TonB — protein sequence MKTSVSQPKTNSNPQCNNKSFSTSMRTGFIISAVLHVALALTFYDFFHNMELQQNGDNITTIALATFQNPSNEKNIENPKPKPITHKKRHYHKEILKENGKLSKKEEEVIPPAQSPKAKPDEKAEEGDVIQTLSYRDGSEDELFSKIKRAIERKNKYPPMARKRGLEGEVIVEFVIYKDGRVADIRIVKPSHDPFNVAALNAIRKAQNDFPILNISTKIELPIVYELKMDNI from the coding sequence ATGAAAACTTCGGTATCTCAACCAAAAACAAATAGCAATCCCCAATGTAATAACAAGTCATTCTCTACTTCTATGCGCACAGGATTCATTATTAGCGCTGTTTTGCACGTTGCCCTTGCCTTAACATTCTATGATTTTTTTCACAATATGGAGTTGCAGCAAAATGGTGATAATATCACTACCATTGCCCTAGCCACTTTTCAAAATCCCTCTAATGAGAAAAATATAGAAAATCCAAAGCCCAAACCTATCACACACAAGAAAAGGCATTATCATAAAGAAATACTCAAAGAAAATGGCAAACTGAGCAAAAAAGAAGAAGAGGTCATCCCTCCTGCTCAATCTCCCAAAGCAAAGCCTGATGAAAAAGCAGAGGAAGGTGATGTGATACAGACGCTCTCTTATAGAGATGGAAGCGAAGATGAGCTATTTTCTAAAATCAAACGTGCCATTGAGCGCAAAAACAAATATCCGCCTATGGCTAGGAAACGTGGATTGGAGGGGGAAGTGATAGTAGAATTTGTGATTTATAAAGATGGCAGGGTGGCGGATATCCGGATTGTGAAGCCCTCGCACGATCCTTTTAATGTCGCCGCACTCAATGCTATTAGAAAAGCACAAAATGATTTCCCTATCCTAAATATATCAACAAAAATCGAGCTGCCTATCGTATATGAGCTTAAAATGGATAATATATAA
- a CDS encoding FAD-dependent oxidoreductase, which translates to MCQHYDCIVIGGGFYGAYLALQLKRKYQKVLIIEQESHLLLRASFHNQARVHNGYHYPRSLNTALSSARAFKRFCTEFAPAIKDDFTKYYAIAKIGSKTSATQFYRLFKQFDIFIESAPIHIKAMFNPSLVSDVFAVREYVFNADILRKMLQAKIGDSKIHTALSTQATSLHKMQHLIAIHTLRQTQKVHFYAPLVFNCTYAGINTLLHRSHIQSLPLKYEITEMALVDVPPPLGNLSITLMDGSFFSLMPFPARNCYGLSHVRYTPHIAWNAYESKDDPYTMLSAFLRNPTSHFPLMQADCVRYMPLLQDLIYKESLYEVKTLQIKNEIDDGRPIVFVKDNDLKKGCTR; encoded by the coding sequence ATGTGCCAACATTATGATTGTATCGTTATTGGCGGTGGATTCTATGGGGCATACTTAGCCCTGCAACTCAAGCGCAAATATCAAAAAGTGCTGATTATAGAGCAAGAATCTCATTTACTCCTTAGAGCGTCTTTTCATAATCAAGCGCGAGTGCATAATGGCTACCACTATCCTAGAAGTCTTAATACTGCCCTTAGCAGCGCAAGAGCCTTTAAAAGATTCTGCACGGAATTTGCCCCTGCTATCAAAGATGATTTTACTAAGTATTATGCGATTGCAAAAATTGGCTCAAAAACCAGCGCTACACAATTTTACAGACTTTTTAAGCAATTTGATATTTTTATAGAGTCTGCTCCCATACATATCAAAGCGATGTTTAACCCTAGCCTTGTGAGCGATGTATTTGCCGTGCGAGAATATGTCTTTAATGCAGATATTTTACGCAAAATGCTTCAAGCAAAGATTGGAGATTCTAAGATTCACACCGCCTTATCTACACAAGCAACCTCACTGCATAAAATGCAACATCTCATAGCCATTCACACCTTGCGGCAAACCCAAAAAGTGCATTTCTATGCGCCACTTGTCTTTAACTGCACTTATGCGGGTATCAATACCTTGCTTCATCGCTCACATATTCAATCGCTCCCTCTTAAATATGAAATCACAGAAATGGCATTGGTTGATGTCCCTCCGCCTCTTGGCAATCTCTCCATTACCTTAATGGATGGCTCATTCTTTTCGCTTATGCCATTTCCTGCGAGGAATTGTTATGGCTTAAGCCACGTGCGCTATACACCACATATAGCTTGGAATGCCTATGAAAGCAAAGATGACCCCTACACTATGCTCTCTGCTTTTTTGCGCAATCCAACAAGCCATTTTCCGCTAATGCAGGCAGATTGTGTGCGATATATGCCATTGCTACAAGATTTAATCTATAAAGAATCTCTCTATGAGGTGAAAACATTGCAAATCAAAAATGAAATCGATGATGGCAGACCGATTGTATTTGTCAAAGACAATGATTTAAAAAAGGGCTGTACACGATAA
- a CDS encoding amino acid ABC transporter ATP-binding protein — translation MTQPFLRISHLKKTYDGTHFVLDDISMEVQKGEVVVILGASGCGKSTFLRCINGLESTQSGEILLNGEIINHNKTKWSKIRQRIGMVFQSYDLFPHMSVIDNILLGPLKVQKRNKNEAMAQATSLLNRVGLAHKSNAQPRELSGGQKQRVAIVRALCMNPEIMLFDEVTASLDPEMVKEVLEVILELAKEGMTMLIVTHEMRFAQKVADRICFFDEGKCVEESTPDIFFSTPKSERAKRFLNVFEL, via the coding sequence ATGACACAGCCATTCCTTCGCATTAGCCATTTGAAAAAAACCTATGATGGCACACATTTTGTGCTAGATGATATTTCTATGGAGGTGCAAAAGGGCGAGGTGGTGGTCATACTCGGGGCAAGTGGCTGCGGTAAAAGCACTTTTTTACGTTGCATTAATGGCTTAGAATCTACCCAAAGCGGTGAAATCCTACTCAATGGAGAGATTATAAATCATAATAAAACCAAATGGAGCAAAATCCGCCAACGCATTGGTATGGTGTTTCAAAGTTATGATTTATTCCCGCATATGAGCGTGATAGATAATATCCTTTTAGGTCCGCTCAAAGTGCAAAAGCGTAATAAAAATGAAGCAATGGCTCAAGCGACATCTCTACTCAATCGTGTAGGACTAGCACATAAAAGTAACGCACAGCCTAGAGAGCTAAGCGGAGGGCAAAAGCAACGTGTGGCGATTGTGCGTGCGTTATGTATGAATCCTGAAATAATGCTTTTTGATGAAGTAACCGCCTCACTTGACCCAGAGATGGTAAAAGAGGTGCTTGAAGTGATATTAGAACTTGCTAAAGAGGGTATGACAATGCTTATTGTAACCCACGAAATGCGTTTTGCGCAAAAAGTCGCCGATAGAATCTGCTTTTTTGATGAAGGTAAATGCGTGGAAGAATCTACACCCGATATATTTTTTAGCACACCAAAAAGTGAGAGGGCAAAAAGATTCTTAAATGTCTTTGAGCTATGA
- the rsfS gene encoding ribosome silencing factor: MQTHLENLQARIERISTLLADKKGEDIEVFDLRGKDYIVDNVIIVTAMIGKHAFALLDYLKSELKPKGEVFYATEEESEDWVIADLGDIMIHIFTPNHRKKFNLEEFLSTLRKAQTPAFSS; the protein is encoded by the coding sequence TTGCAGACACATTTAGAGAATCTTCAGGCGAGGATTGAGCGTATTAGCACACTTTTAGCAGACAAAAAGGGTGAGGACATTGAGGTTTTTGACTTAAGAGGCAAGGATTATATCGTAGATAATGTCATTATTGTAACAGCAATGATAGGCAAACACGCCTTTGCTTTGCTTGATTATCTAAAGAGTGAGTTAAAGCCTAAGGGTGAGGTATTTTATGCTACAGAGGAGGAAAGCGAAGATTGGGTAATAGCGGATTTAGGAGATATAATGATCCATATTTTTACGCCTAATCATCGCAAGAAATTTAACCTTGAAGAGTTTTTAAGCACATTGAGGAAAGCTCAAACTCCCGCATTTTCATCATAG
- a CDS encoding TSUP family transporter encodes MPDIITSFYDTIAIHWYIILFLASIIGGLVGSISGGAGMITMPLLLLSGLNPLVALAVNKIQACVGSFTSAVHYYHQGLVDISQSRILMGIAMIFAALGAISVQYIELNLLSKILPFAMIIIGGYFLLSKHISDEDRTQKPHKLLVYASTIGAGFYGGLLGVGIGSFVLAILVSIAGYGLSKAVAHSRWIVFSINIASTLIFIIGGNVLWLLSMVMCIGQIIGASLGAKIVIKHGAKIIRPLVICTSFLLSLQLLIKEFF; translated from the coding sequence ATGCCTGATATAATCACATCTTTTTATGACACTATAGCCATACATTGGTATATTATTTTATTTCTTGCTTCTATTATTGGTGGGCTTGTAGGCTCAATCTCAGGTGGTGCAGGAATGATAACTATGCCTTTGCTTCTCCTTAGTGGGTTAAATCCACTCGTTGCTCTTGCGGTTAATAAGATTCAAGCCTGTGTAGGCTCTTTTACAAGTGCAGTACATTATTATCATCAAGGTTTGGTAGATATATCCCAAAGCAGAATCTTAATGGGTATTGCAATGATTTTTGCAGCCCTTGGGGCAATAAGTGTGCAATATATCGAACTCAACCTCTTATCGAAAATCCTACCCTTTGCTATGATAATCATAGGGGGATATTTTTTGCTCTCAAAGCATATTAGCGATGAGGATAGGACACAAAAACCACACAAATTACTAGTCTATGCAAGCACTATTGGAGCAGGATTCTATGGAGGGCTTCTCGGTGTGGGCATAGGCTCATTTGTTTTAGCCATACTTGTTAGTATTGCTGGTTATGGCTTAAGTAAAGCAGTAGCACATTCGCGCTGGATAGTCTTTAGCATTAATATCGCTTCTACACTTATTTTTATCATAGGTGGCAATGTGCTGTGGCTTCTTAGTATGGTTATGTGTATAGGACAAATCATAGGAGCAAGTCTAGGAGCAAAAATTGTCATTAAGCACGGGGCAAAGATCATTCGTCCTCTTGTGATATGCACCTCTTTTCTTCTCTCCTTGCAACTGCTTATAAAGGAATTTTTTTAA